The following are encoded together in the Plasmodium vinckei vinckei genome assembly, chromosome: PVVCY_12 genome:
- a CDS encoding zinc finger protein, putative, with amino-acid sequence MAYNPLGADINILDNNLTQIFRDSEEWLTLEYFLQMNARTSRVKLVQAWNISPIEVVNKFKKRNFEKLVLKSFIDTSSMDMNNTIQDVCVRGFSISKKGLKLSIGNFNIPGFPLISLNKDNPHSNTYELTYEQNGSNEGKKSLKQRIMEQSENVLLSGERGIFEFFVCDVGVGLSLSVNEDEINSYDRDILPMEYDSIFIKKKGKNNSNNCGNNEKNGGANLVNSLTIHYKNKENNNNEKEINLDLGGDIMPSYGVLPYYTFNHEYVIYDSSQLLPRYLIQFECDPSAEEVFSIPLCDYCGNAPSLYYCESDEVKLCEKCDEIIHSQNKLVKKHIRKTLNEAQSNFGNCKIHLQNEVDMFCTVCHIPICNLCMCTHAHKDLSNSNFFNFNNNSDTIISLKMAYNAIMQHSSKPSNFIKERKKNLNNLLEKIDKLHEQVSLNMNEAEKNVYTVLEDLVKQLHTTTDKKMSSILSEEYELKRQFNEIMWNENFLYYLQTILPPADFMNAWLKHCQYREEIEQNSEHSEKINSLIFPDIRIKGNINVITEGSINHKNIFHSSDHL; translated from the exons ATGGCTTATAATCCGTTAGGAGCAGACATAAACATTTTGGACAATAATTTAACACAAATTTTTAGGGATTCAGAAGAATGGCTAACActagaatattttttgcagATGAATGCCAGAACATCTCGAGTAAAATTAGTGCAAGCATGGAATATATCCCCAATCGAAGTagtaaacaaatttaaaaaacgaAATTTCGAGAAActtgttttaaaaagttttatCGATACTTCTTCAATGGATATGAATAATACCATTCAAGATGTTTGCGTACGAGGTTTTTCCATTTCAAAAAAGGGATTAAAATTATCCATCGGAAATTTCAA caTACCCGGATTTCCATTGATATCACTTAATAAGGATAACCCCCATAGCAATACATATGAACTCACATATGAGCAAAATGGGTCTAACGAAGGTAAAAAGTCACTAAAACAAAGAATTATGGAGCAAAgtgaaaatgttttattatcagGTGAAAGAGGgatatttgaattttttgtGTGTGACGTTGGGGTTGGGTTATCACTTTCTGTTAATGAAGATGAAATTAATTCATATGATAGAGATATATTACCTATGGAATATGATAGTATATTTATCAagaaaaaagggaaaaataatagtaataattgTGGGAATAACGAAAAGAATGGTGGTGCAAATTTAGTTAATTCTTTAACTattcattataaaaataaggaaaataataataatgaaaaggaaataaatttaGATTTAGGTGGTGATATAATGCCATCCTATGGGGTTTTACCCTATTATACATTTAATCATGAATATGTAATTTATGATAGCTCTCAATTGCTTCCTCGTTATTTGATACAATTTGAATGTGACCCTAGTGCTGAAGAAGTTTTTTCTATTCCTTTATGTGATTATTGTGGTAATGCACcttctttatattattgtgAATCGGATGAAGTAAAATTATGTGAAAAATGTGATGAGATTATTCACTCTCAAAATAAACTTGTTAAAAAGCACATAAGAAAAACATTAAATGAAGCTCAATCAAATTTTGGAAATTGCAAAATCCATTTACAAAATGAAGTTGATATGTTTTGTACAGTGTGTCATATTCCTATATGTAACTTATGTATGTGTACCCATGCACACAAAGATTTATCGAATTCAaactttttcaattttaataataatagtgataccattatttcattaaaaatggCATATAATGCTATAATGCAGCATAGCAGTAAACCgtctaattttattaaagaaagaaaaaaaaatttaaataatttacttgaaaaaattgataaattGCATGAACAAGTCAGCTTAAATATGAATGAGgcagaaaaaaatgtatatacagTTCTTGAAGATTTAGTAAAACAACTACATACAACTAccgataaaaaaatgtcttCAATATTAAGTGAGGaatatgaattaaaaagacaatttaatgaaataatgtGGAATgaaaactttttatattatttgcaaACAATTTTACCACCAGCTGATTTTATGAACGCTTGGCTAAAACATTGCCAGTACAGGGAAGAAATCGAACAAAATTCTGAACAttcagaaaaaattaattcattaatatttccAGATATTCGaataaaaggaaatataaatgtaataaCTGAAGGGTCTATTAaccataaaaatatatttcactCCTCTGATCATTTATAG
- a CDS encoding RAP protein, putative, producing the protein MFQLIKFKGVYYKYIILLLLSLFISRVKTYKIKKWNGLWENYYNEPCLGVKFKKSNYLFLQNKQNNVVHNEYVERKRNNFVKPRVKKNMLFVGTPTLEHHCYSNRKGWRVSEKINKYHSNFHSSLFASQVDNDEGKGGSQLDGEEKGGSQLDGEEKGGSQLDGEEKGATQTNTNVKSSRKKNYKFMSWNNKNEINNFDVEKYDLINSGDDTQKYHSSFFTSIKNKKQKNVDVHHLNVKINKELVNTLSVEELLNILAKYEDNKTESSTPNEEVDNPKNTTFNEVNIVTAYHRIAKHIKNKNYLLKENTKDNNEMDDFFDPITFSLFENYSNVTDEKVDEKNEENQPEQNNTKHVLPNKMEDKTFSNINYNNHSSLCNVDIYKNLYNLLKDKLSNNKSIAPKHVANIAWASTIIGNDDIYIWNNIKKQFFENIHNFKAQEISIIIWSFSASKNKLIQNKDEFILLFNCIKKYIDENKFKAQEFSNIIWSFAISKYANFDLLIILYNYALKIFGKLFMKDIATILYSLSIFATDTINQKIINTIKSRHFEEYGIKNDYLTIHKEGTQNNNELKKNENNFTSTFCYFNQIPQYQETVSSENLIIESVDNGDTSNSYNKLSDDKKYVFFLLFENFLIYSLKKIQNEREKVNMRTWANIFWSCANVGLGLYNDSASNHNLKYYKYVSKNIPTSHGDTIEFEKESDSMYNILTQDKLQNSNIEIDLKPYVHIIENDYVFPLTSDVENRYSNYIKTEIDGKQHGINVNIDLFNQSENVIRPAKVDKEENTITNPVLLNESEKETNTNNCINNSDKDKREIDCSAFLKSMDTQKNDTIYNQTNKSSIVFKLLENFEYNLNQKIIKWSRCEIQSIANILWSLSILNIFSKKIFEDGLYECNKRFIKYGKRKNYNKIQYFISQLHQSQLYQVAFSYAIYLLNENKNGKNEQNEKKNNTNAITMIKNNLYNIFEKYFNISINTLNIWKKQLARNQRKEEKQHISSSVHKKLSNDLKYLNIFHYNEYFILDSILVDAYIPHAMTVIEIDGPSHFIQRGASIVYNPNTLFKKRLLRALGFVVVSISITDHTFVFSALNTINFVKRFLAKINYNKI; encoded by the exons ATGTTTCAATTGATCAAATTCAAAGGGGtatattacaaatatataatacttttGTTGCTGAGTTTATTTATCTCAAGAGTAAagacatataaaataaaaaaatggaatggCTTGTGGGAGAACTATTATAATGAACCTTGTTTAGGagttaaatttaaaaaaagtaactATCtctttttacaaaataaacaaaataatgtagtacataatgaatatgtagaaagaaaaagaaataactTTGTAAAACCCAgggtgaaaaaaaatatgctttTTGTAGGCACACCTACTTTAGAACACCATTGTTATAGTAATAGAAAAGGTTGGAGAGTGtctgaaaaaataaataaatatcattCTAATTTTCATTCCTCTCTTTTTGCATCACAAGTTGATAATGACGAAGGAAAAGGAGGAAGCCAATTAGATGGAGAAGAAAAGGGAGGAAGCCAATTAGATGGAGAAGAAAAGGGAGGAAGCCAATTAGATGGAGAAGAAAAGGGAGCAACCCAAACAAACACAAACGTAAAGAGtagtagaaaaaaaaattacaaattCATGTCatggaataataaaaatgaaataaacaaCTTTGAtgttgaaaaatatgatttaataaatagtgGTGATGATACACAAAAATATCATTcctcattttttacatcaataaaaaataaaaaacaaaaaaatgtggaTGTACATCATTTAAatgttaaaattaataaagaaCTAGTAAATACATTATCTGTAGaagaattattaaatattcttgcaaaatatgaagataataaaacagAAAGTAGCACACCAAATGAAGAAGTAGATAATCCAAAAAACACAACATTCAACGAAGTTAACATTGTTACAGCATATCATAGAATTGcaaaacatattaaaaataaaaattatcttCTCAAAGAAAATACtaaagataataatgaaatggACGATTTTTTCGATCCTATAACATTCAGTTtgtttgaaaattattcaaACGTAACAGATGAAAAAgtagatgaaaaaaatgaggaaAACCAACccgaacaaaataataccaAGCATGTGTTACCTAACAAAATGGAAgataaaacattttcaaaCATAAATTACAATAATCATTCTTCTTTATGTAATGTagatatatacaaaaatttatataacttGTTGAAGGACAAACTAAGTAATAATAAGTCTATAGCACCTAAACATGTAGCAAATATTGCATGGGCTTCTACTATAATAGGAAAcgatgatatatatatatggaataatataaaaaaacaattctttgaaaatatacataattttaaagCACAAGAAATatcaattattatatggtCCTTTAGTgcatcaaaaaataaacttattcaaaataaagatgaatttatattattatttaattgtataaaaaaatatatagatgaaaataaatttaaagcTCAAGAGTTtagtaatattatatggtCTTTTGctatttcaaaatatgcaaactttgatttattaattatattatataattatgctttaaaaatatttggcAAATTATTCATGAAAGACATTGCAACCATTTTATATAGTTTATCTATTTTTGCTACAGACacaataaatcaaaaaataattaatacaaTTAAAAGCCGTCATTTTGAAGAATAtggaattaaaaatgattatttaACAATACATAAAGAAGGAactcaaaataataatgaattaaaaaaaaatgaaaataattttacatCTACTTTCTGTTATTTTAATCAAATACCACAATATCAAGAAACAGTTTCATctgaaaatttaataattgaaTCAGTTGATAATGGAGATACTTCAAATTCTTATAACAAATTAAGTGATGATAAAAagtatgttttttttttgctttttgaaaactttttaatttattctttaaagaaaatacaaaatgaaagaGAAAAAGTCAATATGAGAACTTGGGCAAATATTTTCTGGTCTTGTGCAAATGTAGGATTAGGACTTTACAACGATTCAGCATCTAATCATAATCTTAAGTATTACAAGTATGTATCGAAAAATATTCCTACTTCCCATGGTGATACAATTgaatttgaaaaagaatCAGATTCAATGTATAACATATTGACACAAGATAAGTTACAAAATTCAAACATTGAAATAGATCTAAAACCTTATGTACATATTATCGAAAATGATTATGTATTCCCACTAACATCAGATGTAGAAAACAGAtattcaaattatataaaaacagaAATAGATGGAAAACAACATGGAATTAACGTAAATATAGACCTTTTTAATCAGTCTGAAAATGTGATTAGACCTGCTAAGGTAGACAAAGAAGAGAATACTATCACTAACCCTGTCTTACTAAATGAAAGTGAAAAGGAAACTAATACTAACAATtgcataaataatagtgaTAAGGACAAGAGAGAAATTGACTGTTCtgcatttttaaaatcgatggatacacaaaaaaatgatactatatataatcaaacaaacaaaagtagtattgtttttaagttattagaaaattttgaatataatttaaatcaaaaaataattaaatggTCTAGATGTGAAATTCAATCTATtgctaatatattatggagtttatctattttaaatatattttcaaaaaaaatatttgaagatggattatatgaatgtaataaaagatttataaaatatggaaaaagaaaaaattataataaaattcaatattttatttcacaaTTACATCAATCACAATTATATCAAGTTGCCTTTTCCTATGCCATTTATCTGttaaatgaaaacaaaaatggaaaaaatgaacagaatgaaaaaaaaaataatacaaatgcAATTACaatgataaaaaacaatctttataatatttttgaaaaatattttaacatCTCTATTAATACTCtaaatatatggaaaaagCAATTAGCTAGAAATCAAagaaaagaagaaaaacaaCACATTTCCTCTTCGGtccataaaaaattatcaaacGACCTTAAGTACCttaacatttttcattacaACGAGTATTTTATCCTGGATTCAATTCTAGTGGATGCATACATTCCCCACGCTATG ACTGTAATCGAAATTGACGGCCCAAGCCATTTTATTCAAAGAGGAGCATCAATTGTGTACAATCCAAACACACTATTTAAGAAGAGACTGCTAAGAGCTCTCGGTTTTGTTGTTGTCTCAATTTCAATAACGGACCATACATTTGTTTTTAGTGCACTAAACacaataaattttgttaaaCGATTTTTAgcaaaaattaattataacaaaatataa
- a CDS encoding SWIB/MDM2 domain-containing protein, putative: MNSIRIKLFNSKNKIIGNKGFTPLNRFMTKYNFGTNDKSNENGKEKKPNGLQIECEIKSPLKEFINTDTASRVFVLKYAWKYIKDNNLQNPDMKRKIIPDNKLKQVLEKDEVDMLEIPKLLFKHVVSHRKE, encoded by the coding sequence ATGAATAGTATTAggataaaattatttaattcaaaaaataagattATTGGAAATAAGGGATTTACACCCTTAAACAGATTTATGAccaaatataattttggtacaaatgataaaagtaatgaaaatggaaaagaaaaaaaacctAATGGTTTACAAATTGAATGTGAGATTAAAAGCCCTTTAAaagaatttataaatacagACACAGCATCAAGagtttttgttttaaaatatgcatggaaatatattaaggacaataatttacaaaacCCAGAcatgaaaagaaaaattatccctgacaataaattaaaacaagTGTTGGAAAAAGATGAAGTTGATATGCTCGAAATCCCAAAGTTGCTCTTCAAACATGTCGTATCACACAGAAAGGAATGA
- a CDS encoding proteasome subunit beta type-1, putative, giving the protein MEILQLNNNLVEKKKAEENEAAIEHARPSKRWNPYVDNGGTVIGLTGKDYVILAGDTRLSLSYSIYTRNSSKISKITDKCIIGSSGMQSDIKTVHSLLQKKIQLFYLEHSHYPSVHEIARLLCVTLYSRRFFPYYTFNILAGIDENGKGVLYSYDAIGSYCQSTHVCTGSGSSLILPILDNRVEQKNQLIKNTDFNLADDINFVKDAMTSATERDIYTGDQAEIYIIDSLGINTTVLDLKKD; this is encoded by the exons atggaaattttacaattaaataataatttagttgaaaaaaaaaaagcagaagaaaatgaagcCGCAATAGAGCATGCTCGACCTTCTAAAAGGTGGAACCCATATGTTGACAATGGGGG aACTGTTATTGGCTTAACAGGAAAGGATTACGTAATTTTGGCTGGAGATACTCGTCTGTCATTGTCTTATTCCATATACACAAGAAACAGTTCCAAGATatcaaaaat AACTGATAAGTGTATTATTGGATCATCCGGAATGCAATCAGACATAAAAACAGTTCACTCCCTATTACAG aaaaaaattcaattattttatttagaGCATTCACATTATCCTAGTGTTCATGAGATTGCCAGATTATTATGTGTCACATTATATAGCCGAAGATTTTTCCCTTACTAtacttttaatatattagcTGGGATAGATGAAAATGGAAAAGGTGTATTATATAGTTATGATGCTATTGGCTCATATTGTCAATCAACACATGTATGTACAGGTAGTGGTTCCTCTCTTATATTACCTATACTAGATAATAGGGttgaacaaaaaaatcaattaattaaaaatacagATTTTAATTTGGCAGATGATATTAATTTCGTTAAAGATGCTATGACATCAGCAACAGAAAgagatatatatacagGAGATCAAgcagaaatatatattattgataGCTTAGGAATAAATACTACAGTGttagatttaaaaaaggatTAA
- a CDS encoding cyclin, putative translates to MDYDIEINVPRTHKDYIMYIPIVLGEMIKMSKGDGKITTFHASQVPDISIKKYVERIGKYIGCSNECFVLLMIYLDRIIKIHKDITLSLLCIHRLIITAVMISAKFFDDLYYSNAFYAKVGGITTKELNKLEAHFLNLLDYKLYVSSHEYNFYRKYISIAVQKFLNRKQNKPISIVKTYNLFNYSSPNTNNSMFLKNKDSNATISTHLIEKNKNEKEI, encoded by the coding sequence atggattatGATATTGAAATAAATGTCCCAAGGACACATAAAGATTACATAATGTATATACCAATTGTTTTAGGagaaatgataaaaatgagtAAAGGAGatggaaaaataacaaCTTTTCATGCTTCCCAAGTACCAGATatatcaataaaaaaatatgttgaaAGAATTGGTAAATATATAGGTTGTAGTAATGAATGTTTTGTTTTACTTATGATTTATTTAGATcgaattataaaaatacataaagaTATtacattatcattattatgtatacataGATTAATAATAACAGCTGTTATGATATCTGCCAAATTTTTTGACGActtatattattcaaatGCTTTTTATGCCAAGGTTGGAGGAATTACAAcaaaagaattaaataaattagaagcacattttttaaatttattagattataaattatatgtatcaTCACATGAATATAActtttatagaaaatatatttcaatagctgttcaaaaatttttaaacagaaaacaaaataaaccAATCTCAATCGTTAAAACTTACAACctatttaattattcttCCCCTAACACAAATAATAGCATGTTTCTTAAAAATAAGGATAGCAATGCTACAATATCTACTCAccttatagaaaaaaataaaaatgaaaaggaaatataa
- a CDS encoding ATP-dependent RNA helicase DDX23, putative, giving the protein MFFFKRNKSNAQEEEKEKENENENQNQTNAAVVNNPFQNIQKSSLEEKKENNDENLSDEENLNNSGKNDNKEENISSPNNENDNDSNNEQEQKDKSTIHKEENNKSLVKERIYANLHMSGLKKKTITLYSSSSSDDDSEDSDKKIVFNKSKNKSSNLNQKANKSDEYNNKKEKDSKIDKNENKRIFANISSNKEKLVFLTKKERDENKKKLENQNEIIKNDENNYSDEHDDNYKQNKKRDDIQDDRRNPKKRNREHSPSDDDKKVQRSDNMHETNKEGISKKDENKKLYQVTYEKTQSSLAELNMLHIDDIEREKYRERELEIIKQQYLGLNKHKKKMQKPSEKFRNIFNFEWDKSEDTSKNDSNPLYQNRLEPQLLFGRGYIAGIDVREQRKRHNFYDKLVQNRIQLCMKKKREYEESGEKKWGKNESDKEYNENEDNIIGSNLTKYVSNLENNGLHRNQFIYEPKINNIIKDVDNKHWSEKKREDMTDRDWRIFREDNEIYIKGGVVPPPIRKWEESNLSSDLLKAIKKAKYEKPTPIQMQAIPIALEMRDLIGIAETGSGKTAAFVLPMLSYVKQLPPLTYETSQDGPYALIIAPSRELAIQIYEETNKFASYCSCRTVAVVGGRNAEAQAFELRRGVEIVIGTPGRLQDCLEKAYTVLNQCNYVIIDEADRMMDMGFEDAVHFILDNIPTSNLKSEDDALALQEEMMAKAGHRLYRLTQMFSATMPPSVERLSRKYLRAPAYISIGDPGAGKRSIEQKLEFITEGKKKQKLQELLEMYEPPIIVFVNQKKVADIIAKSISKMKFRAIALHGGKIQEMREEALNAFKNGEFDILVATDVAGRGIDVHGVKLVINFDLPKDIASYTHRIGRTGRAGMKGLAISFVTEQDTHLFYDLRQFLISSNNIVPLELANNPASQVKPGTVMQTSKKQILYKN; this is encoded by the coding sequence atgttcttCTTTAAAAGGAACAAGAGTAATGCCCAAGaggaagaaaaagaaaaagaaaatgagaATGAAAATCAAAATCAAACAAATGCTGCCGTAGTCAATAATccttttcaaaatattcaaaaaagcAGCTTggaggaaaaaaaagaaaataatgatgaaaatttaaGTGATGAAGAAAACCTGAATAATTCAGGTAAAAATGATAACAaggaagaaaatatatcttccccaaataatgaaaacgATAATGATAGCAATAACGAGCAAGAACAAAAAGATAAATCAACAATAcataaagaagaaaataataaaagtttaGTAAAGGAACGGATTTATGCAAATTTGCATATGAGTggtttgaaaaaaaaaacgataaCTCTGTATAGTTCTTCAAGTTCAGACGACGACTCTGAAGAtagtgataaaaaaattgtatttaataaatccaaaaataaaagtagtaatttaaatcaaaaagcaaataaaagtgatgaatataataacaagAAAGAGAAAGATAGCAAaatagataaaaatgagAATAAACGGATTTTTGCAAACATATCGTCTAATAAAGAAAAGCTTGTATTTTtgacaaaaaaagaaagagatgaaaataaaaaaaaattagaaaatcaaaatgaaattataaaaaatgatgaaaataactACTCAGATGAACATgatgataattataaacaaaataaaaaaagagatgATATTCAGGATGATCGAAGAAACcctaaaaaaagaaatagagAACATTCCCCAAGTGATGACGATAAAAAAGTGCAAAGAAGTGATAATATGCATGAGACAAATAAAGAGGGAATATCtaaaaaagatgaaaataaaaaattatatcaaGTAACTTATGAAAAAACACAATCATCTTTGGCAGAATTAAATATGCTACATATTGATGACATTGAAAGAGAAAAGTATAGAGAAAGAGAattggaaataataaaacaacaaTATTTAGGattaaataaacataaaaaaaaaatgcaaaagcCATCTGAAAAATTtcgaaatatatttaattttgaatGGGATAAATCTGAAGATACATCTAAAAATGATAGTAATCCATTATATCAAAATAGGTTAGAACCTCAACTATTATTTGGTCGAGGATATATAGCAGGTATAGATGTAAGAGAACAGAGAAAAagacataatttttatgataagCTTGTTCAAAATAGAATCCAATTATGtatgaaaaagaagagAGAATATGAAGAGTcaggagaaaaaaaatggggaaaaaatgaatcagataaagaatataatgaaaatgaggATAACATAATTGGAAGTAATCTCACAAAATATGTGTCGAACttagaaaataatggaTTACATAGAAATCAATTTATTTACGAAcctaaaattaataatataataaaagatgTCGATAATAAACATTGGAGtgagaaaaaaagagaagATATGACAGATAGAGATTGGAGAATATTTAGAGAAGATAAtgagatatatataaaaggtGGTGTTGTGCCACCCCCTATAAGAAAATGGGAAGAATCAAATTTAAGTTCAGATTTATTAAaagcaataaaaaaagcaaaatatgaaaaaccTACACCTATACAAATGCAAGCAATACCTATTGCATTAGAAATGAGAGATTTAATTGGGATTGCTGAAACAGGATCTGGAAAAACAGCAGCATTTGTTTTACCTATGTTATCCTATGTTAAGCAATTACCTCCATTAACATATGAAACTTCACAAGATGGGCCATATGCTTTAATAATTGCCCCTTCGAGAGAATTAgctatacaaatatatgaagAAACTAATAAGTTTGCATCTTATTGTTCATGTAGAACTGTAGCAGTTGTTGGTGGAAGAAATGCTGAAGCACAAGCATTTGAATTGAGACGAGGAGTAGAAATAGTTATAGGAACACCAGGTAGATTACAAGATTGTTTAGAAAAAGCATATACTGTATTAAATCAATGTaattatgttattattGATGAAGCAGATCGAATGATGGATATGGGTTTTGAGGATGCtgttcattttattttagatAATATACCAACTAGTAATTTAAAATCCGAAGATGATGCTTTAGCTTTACAAGAAGAAATGATGGCTAAAGCTGGACATCGATTATACAGATTGACTCAAATGTTTTCAGCTACTATGCCACCATCTGTTGAAAGATTATCAAGGAAATATTTAAGAGCACCTGCCTATATATCTATAGGTGATCCAGGTGCTGGAAAGAGGTCAATTGAGCAAAAATTAGAATTTATTACTGAaggaaagaaaaaacaaaaattacaaGAATTATTGGAAATGTATGAACCACCTATTATTGTGTTTgttaatcaaaaaaaagttgCAGATATTATTGCTAAATCTATTAGTAAAATGAAATTTAGAGCTATAGCATTACATGGTGGAAAAATACAAGAAATGAGAGAGGAAGCATTAAATgcttttaaaaatggtgAATTTGATATTTTAGTAGCAACAGATGTTGCTGGTAGAGGTATTGATGTACATGGAGTTAAATTAgttattaattttgatCTACCAAAAGATATTGCATCATATACACATAGAATTGGAAGAACTGGAAGAGCTGGAATGAAAGGACTAGCTATTTCATTTGTTACTGAACAAGATactcatttattttatgatttaCGTCAATTCTTGATATCATCTAATAATATTGTACCTCTTGAATTGGCTAACAATCCTGCTTCACAAGTAAAACCAGGAACAGTTATGCAAACTTCAAAGAAAcaaattttgtataaaaattga